The Salinibaculum sp. SYNS191 genome has a window encoding:
- a CDS encoding chemotaxis protein CheC, with product MKVDVQSLGTFNQLAHEGAEQATRSMSQMTGIEAAVDVTKISLVDRADIGEELGTSEFVGVQFGFEGALSGETVLVFDRGSSDTIVDALMPGADDPGMAQSAVEEIGNIMMSGFIDGWADHLGAAIEHTPPEYIERTGARVLPDAPAASENDQIFVFRSEIEWLDESVNFYIYMLPEYGPLAKLMGDQAEAADDAIPIEKLEVFNQMTRRGTEKAAENVEMMAGIETEAEVSQISFAPIEDVPKQVGNDTYVGTVVEFTGVPSGFLLVLFDEPSAVTVAEALMPMEVDGEGLTDQHKAAIEELGNIMTSGFVDGWANVLQQSVDHTPPRLVHDMGQAIIDPLAAQLGQQQRHAFIIDSKMKTDEVEFESEIHALPNEAQLREALEALEVDRADQTEADVEQIF from the coding sequence ATGAAGGTAGACGTCCAGTCGCTCGGTACGTTCAACCAGCTCGCCCACGAGGGGGCAGAGCAGGCGACCCGCTCGATGTCCCAGATGACGGGCATCGAGGCCGCGGTGGACGTGACGAAGATATCGCTCGTCGACCGCGCCGACATCGGCGAGGAACTCGGGACCAGCGAGTTCGTCGGCGTCCAGTTCGGCTTCGAGGGGGCGCTGAGCGGCGAGACGGTGCTCGTCTTCGACCGCGGGAGCAGCGACACCATCGTCGACGCGCTCATGCCGGGTGCCGACGACCCGGGGATGGCACAGTCCGCCGTCGAGGAGATCGGCAACATCATGATGAGCGGCTTCATCGACGGGTGGGCCGACCACCTCGGGGCGGCAATCGAGCACACGCCGCCGGAGTACATCGAGCGGACGGGTGCGCGCGTCCTGCCGGACGCGCCGGCGGCGAGCGAGAACGACCAGATATTCGTCTTCCGGAGCGAAATCGAGTGGCTCGACGAGTCCGTGAACTTCTACATCTACATGCTCCCGGAGTACGGCCCGCTGGCGAAGCTGATGGGCGACCAGGCCGAGGCTGCCGACGACGCCATCCCCATCGAGAAGCTGGAGGTCTTCAACCAGATGACCCGCCGCGGGACCGAGAAGGCCGCGGAGAACGTCGAGATGATGGCCGGCATCGAGACGGAGGCGGAGGTCAGCCAGATATCCTTCGCGCCGATCGAGGACGTGCCGAAGCAGGTGGGCAACGACACCTACGTGGGGACGGTGGTGGAGTTCACCGGCGTCCCGAGTGGCTTCCTGCTGGTGCTGTTCGACGAACCGTCCGCGGTGACCGTCGCAGAGGCGCTGATGCCGATGGAGGTCGACGGCGAGGGGTTGACCGACCAGCACAAGGCGGCCATCGAGGAGCTGGGGAACATCATGACCAGCGGGTTCGTCGACGGGTGGGCGAACGTGCTCCAGCAGTCCGTGGACCACACGCCGCCGCGGCTGGTCCACGACATGGGACAGGCGATCATCGACCCGCTGGCGGCTCAGCTCGGCCAACAGCAGCGTCACGCGTTCATCATCGACTCGAAGATGAAGACCGACGAGGTGGAGTTCGAGAGCGAGATACACGCGCTCCCGAACGAGGCACAGTTGCGCGAGGCGCTGGAGGCCCTGGAGGTCGACCGCGCCGACCAGACCGAGGCGGACGTCGAACAGATATTCTAG
- the cheY gene encoding chemotaxis protein CheY has translation MAEVLIADDSEFMRNLLREILEEDHTIVGEVENGVEAVEVFKEERPDLVMMDIVMPIRDGIEATDEIKTAAPEANVIMCTSVGQEEKMKEAVKAGADGYITKPFQKPSVMEAIQDVVPS, from the coding sequence ATGGCAGAAGTACTGATAGCCGACGACTCGGAGTTCATGCGCAATCTCCTGCGGGAGATTCTGGAGGAGGACCACACCATCGTCGGAGAGGTGGAAAACGGCGTCGAGGCGGTGGAAGTGTTCAAGGAGGAGCGGCCGGACCTGGTGATGATGGACATCGTGATGCCCATCCGGGACGGCATCGAGGCCACCGACGAGATAAAGACCGCAGCCCCGGAGGCGAACGTCATCATGTGTACCAGCGTCGGCCAGGAGGAAAAGATGAAAGAAGCCGTCAAGGCCGGCGCTGACGGCTACATCACCAAGCCATTCCAGAAACCGAGCGTGATGGAAGCGATTCAGGACGTCGTGCCATCCTAG
- a CDS encoding DUF7500 family protein — MPNGPEDIEPDDGGNPEDGPILSPEELEIAEDEHVTQLDEGRFVVSPDARQDSDQSHQPGTTSAEQPDPDPSQQPSSQQRESTSPQPRRAEQNPREQRREISRDDVHKWLRQSFENGGSRYGFDVTATFDGAVSQRRMASNDVVTIFESLILWYAQQVDEDTPVEEILGILLMEANVPIRYPPQSLKNLVKSTGLGPNDTIADLLAAVDEDDGVEL, encoded by the coding sequence ATGCCAAACGGGCCAGAGGATATCGAGCCCGACGATGGGGGGAATCCCGAGGATGGACCTATTCTCTCGCCCGAAGAGCTGGAAATCGCCGAGGACGAACACGTCACCCAGCTCGACGAGGGCCGGTTCGTCGTCTCACCTGATGCCCGACAAGATAGTGACCAATCTCATCAACCAGGGACGACGTCTGCAGAGCAGCCAGACCCAGACCCGTCACAGCAGCCCTCGAGCCAGCAGCGAGAGTCAACGTCACCGCAACCGCGTCGAGCGGAACAGAATCCCCGAGAGCAACGACGGGAGATATCCCGCGACGATGTACACAAGTGGCTCAGACAGAGCTTCGAGAACGGTGGCTCCCGCTACGGCTTCGACGTGACGGCGACGTTCGACGGAGCCGTCAGTCAGCGGCGGATGGCATCGAACGACGTGGTGACCATCTTCGAGAGTCTCATTCTCTGGTACGCACAACAGGTCGACGAGGACACACCAGTCGAAGAGATACTGGGCATCCTGCTCATGGAGGCAAACGTCCCGATTCGGTACCCTCCCCAGAGTCTGAAGAATCTCGTCAAGTCGACCGGCCTCGGACCAAACGACACGATCGCCGACCTCCTCGCCGCTGTCGACGAAGACGACGGTGTGGAACTGTAG
- a CDS encoding archaellin/type IV pilin N-terminal domain-containing protein — translation MKLEMPHKRDRGQVGIGTLIVFIAMVLVAAIAAGVLINTAGFLQSSAEDTGQGASEQTTNRLTVASSVTGDVIGNNVTNISMNVKRAQGAEDIDLSDTTIQFVGPNGVTDLTYNETVSVGEANFNVSKVQDNDNSLDTAERDPVLNDETDQAKIGINLGGQGSNDPALVNMTTGEEATMTITTRAGGETEVRIRVPDTLSGKSAVTLSP, via the coding sequence ATGAAACTGGAAATGCCACACAAGCGAGACAGAGGCCAGGTCGGTATCGGGACCCTCATCGTGTTCATCGCGATGGTCCTGGTCGCTGCCATCGCGGCCGGCGTCCTCATCAACACCGCTGGCTTCCTGCAAAGCTCAGCCGAAGACACTGGCCAAGGTGCCAGCGAACAGACCACCAACCGCCTCACCGTCGCATCCAGCGTTACGGGAGACGTAATTGGAAACAATGTCACAAACATTTCGATGAATGTCAAGCGGGCGCAAGGTGCAGAAGACATCGACCTCAGTGACACCACCATCCAGTTCGTTGGTCCAAACGGAGTGACCGACCTCACGTACAATGAGACGGTAAGCGTGGGTGAGGCAAACTTCAATGTAAGCAAGGTGCAAGACAATGATAACAGTCTTGACACTGCTGAAAGGGACCCAGTCCTAAATGACGAGACAGACCAAGCGAAAATCGGTATCAACCTTGGCGGTCAAGGTTCAAATGATCCGGCACTCGTCAACATGACGACCGGCGAGGAAGCGACGATGACGATCACGACGCGCGCCGGCGGCGAAACCGAGGTCCGCATCAGGGTACCCGACACCCTCTCCGGGAAGTCCGCTGTCACTCTCTCGCCCTAA
- a CDS encoding archaellin/type IV pilin N-terminal domain-containing protein — MKLEMPHKRDRGQVGIGTLIVFIAMVLVAAIAAGVLINTAGFLQSSAEDTGQGASEQTTNRLTVASSVTGLVNNSSSPNAAVGKINMNVKRAQGAEDIDLSDTTIQFVGPNGVADLIYNSSLDGGGGYANFTVEKVQDDGKSLTTGDPVLNDATDQAKIIIDLNSSGSVDAMGNMTTGEEATMTITTRAGGETEVRVRVPDTLSGKSAVTLSP, encoded by the coding sequence ATGAAACTGGAAATGCCACACAAGCGAGACAGAGGCCAGGTCGGTATCGGGACCCTCATCGTGTTCATCGCGATGGTCCTGGTCGCCGCCATCGCGGCCGGCGTCCTCATCAACACCGCTGGCTTCCTGCAAAGCTCAGCCGAAGACACTGGCCAAGGTGCCAGCGAACAGACCACCAACCGCCTCACCGTCGCATCCAGCGTTACTGGGTTGGTGAACAATTCATCATCCCCTAACGCTGCCGTCGGCAAAATAAATATGAACGTGAAACGAGCACAGGGTGCAGAAGACATCGATCTCAGTGACACCACCATCCAGTTCGTTGGTCCAAACGGGGTTGCAGACCTGATATACAACAGTTCACTTGATGGTGGTGGCGGCTACGCTAACTTTACTGTGGAGAAAGTGCAGGACGACGGCAAAAGTCTCACCACCGGGGACCCAGTCCTAAACGACGCTACGGATCAGGCGAAGATAATAATTGATCTGAACAGCAGTGGTAGCGTTGACGCAATGGGCAACATGACGACTGGCGAGGAAGCGACGATGACGATCACGACGCGCGCCGGCGGTGAAACCGAGGTCCGCGTCAGAGTACCCGACACTCTCTCCGGGAAATCCGCCGTCACCCTCTCACCTTAA
- a CDS encoding archaellin/type IV pilin N-terminal domain-containing protein, with product MTPHTRERGQAGIGTLIILIAAMLIAALSVGVMFETTGLLQGKTASASGDVSDQITGQIEIIAVSGQVYDGTTVDVVNVTVKSADGKAVDLRDATIQWVGPSGAATLVWAGANATGPTFGITMVGSAGQRVLADDTDRATLTIDPGDAINATTRIDGQTVDIEETGAGLQPGDRVSVDIVTDSTTTYSLRVPDSLRGNETVGL from the coding sequence GTGACACCACACACCCGGGAGCGGGGACAGGCCGGCATCGGGACGCTCATCATTCTCATCGCGGCGATGTTGATCGCGGCGCTGTCTGTCGGAGTGATGTTCGAGACGACTGGACTGCTCCAGGGCAAGACGGCGTCGGCGAGCGGCGACGTCTCCGACCAGATAACCGGGCAGATAGAGATAATCGCAGTCTCCGGACAGGTGTACGATGGGACCACCGTCGATGTCGTCAACGTCACCGTGAAGTCTGCCGACGGGAAGGCGGTCGACCTGCGCGACGCCACGATACAGTGGGTCGGGCCGTCGGGTGCAGCGACGCTCGTGTGGGCGGGCGCAAACGCGACCGGTCCGACGTTCGGCATCACCATGGTCGGGTCGGCAGGCCAGCGAGTGTTGGCTGACGACACCGACCGGGCGACGCTCACTATCGACCCGGGTGACGCAATCAACGCGACGACGCGGATAGACGGGCAGACAGTCGACATCGAGGAGACTGGCGCGGGACTCCAGCCCGGCGACCGGGTCAGTGTGGACATCGTGACGGACTCGACGACGACCTATTCGCTCCGTGTTCCGGACAGTCTCCGGGGGAACGAGACTGTCGGGTTGTGA
- a CDS encoding DUF7521 family protein: MVEVLYAVTTLVFVVAGLTMVGMAVRAYVQTARRAMLHLSVGFSLAVAGAAATMISAFLLNFSGSYLESLLLVNSGFTTFGFLFVMYSLVTYE; encoded by the coding sequence ATAGTCGAAGTCCTCTACGCGGTGACGACGCTGGTCTTCGTAGTCGCTGGACTGACGATGGTGGGCATGGCCGTGCGTGCGTACGTCCAGACCGCCCGTCGCGCCATGTTGCACCTCTCGGTCGGATTCTCGCTGGCGGTGGCCGGCGCTGCTGCCACGATGATCAGCGCCTTCCTGCTGAACTTCAGCGGGAGCTACCTCGAATCCCTCCTGCTGGTCAACAGCGGCTTCACCACGTTCGGGTTCCTGTTCGTGATGTACAGTCTCGTCACCTACGAGTGA
- a CDS encoding ArsR/SmtB family transcription factor produces MATVDLLQTLGNKYSAEILDATEEPRSAQELSDELEIPIATCYRRIDELTEHDLLELHDNILSDDRRRIKVYRRNVEAIRVDFEEDLSVNVEERSEVTNKLDEAWRTLSES; encoded by the coding sequence ATGGCTACCGTGGATTTGCTCCAGACGCTGGGGAACAAATACAGCGCGGAGATTCTGGACGCGACCGAGGAGCCACGTTCGGCCCAGGAACTGAGCGACGAACTGGAGATTCCGATCGCGACGTGCTATCGGCGCATCGACGAACTGACCGAACACGACCTGCTGGAACTGCACGACAACATCCTCTCCGACGACCGGCGTCGAATCAAGGTGTACCGCCGGAACGTGGAGGCGATTCGCGTCGACTTCGAGGAGGACCTCTCGGTGAACGTCGAGGAGCGCTCCGAGGTCACCAACAAACTCGACGAGGCGTGGCGGACGCTCTCGGAGAGCTAA
- a CDS encoding RAD55 family ATPase, with the protein MIELTKTGIDGLDDILNGGIVKNSTTLVSGNPGAGKSIFGLQYIYNGVELFDEKGIYLSFEENESDLRQAAESIGFENWQQHVDEGTIKVYDKQALLRENDFSAALELLLDDLDDEQYERLVLDSLTMFQLFFEDEREKRTYLLKFTDILRENNLTTLMTNEQGTVFPETDIGLENFLTDGNIFLLQTPTDSGVNRYVWVAKMRKQNIDTDIFPMELGQGGMKVHQNASAFSMMSEEDSPI; encoded by the coding sequence ATGATTGAACTAACGAAAACAGGCATCGACGGTCTCGACGACATCCTCAACGGCGGTATCGTGAAGAACTCGACGACGCTCGTCAGCGGGAATCCAGGGGCAGGCAAGAGCATCTTCGGGCTGCAGTACATCTACAACGGGGTCGAACTGTTCGACGAGAAGGGCATCTACCTCTCCTTCGAGGAGAACGAGAGCGACCTGCGACAGGCCGCCGAGTCTATCGGGTTCGAGAACTGGCAACAGCACGTCGACGAGGGGACCATCAAGGTGTACGACAAGCAGGCGCTGCTCCGGGAGAACGACTTCAGTGCCGCGCTGGAGTTGCTGCTGGACGACCTCGACGACGAGCAGTACGAGCGCCTGGTGCTCGACTCGCTGACGATGTTCCAGCTGTTCTTCGAGGACGAGCGCGAGAAGCGGACCTACCTGCTGAAGTTCACGGACATCCTCCGGGAGAACAACCTCACCACGCTGATGACCAACGAACAGGGGACCGTCTTCCCCGAGACAGACATCGGCCTGGAGAACTTCCTCACCGACGGCAACATCTTCCTGCTGCAGACGCCGACCGACTCCGGGGTGAACCGCTACGTCTGGGTCGCGAAGATGCGTAAGCAGAACATCGACACCGACATCTTCCCGATGGAACTGGGGCAGGGTGGCATGAAGGTCCACCAGAACGCCAGCGCCTTCTCGATGATGAGCGAGGAAGACTCGCCGATCTGA
- a CDS encoding chemotaxis protein CheW produces the protein MSTTNGQVLEFKLGEETYCVSIDYVTEIVDIGDLTTVPNSPPHVEGVMDLRGRTTSIVNPKVVFNIGGNGEERRIIVYDPDIVEDQGAAGWLVDEVYQVVQVDEADVDTSPAEDDDAIRGVVKRGDGDFVIWVDPKSVHAG, from the coding sequence ATGTCAACAACCAACGGGCAAGTACTCGAATTCAAGCTTGGCGAGGAGACGTACTGCGTGAGCATCGACTACGTGACCGAAATCGTGGACATCGGTGACCTGACGACGGTGCCGAACTCGCCGCCACACGTCGAGGGCGTGATGGACCTGCGCGGTCGGACGACCTCTATCGTCAACCCCAAAGTCGTCTTCAACATCGGCGGCAACGGCGAGGAACGGCGCATCATCGTCTACGACCCCGACATCGTGGAGGACCAGGGGGCGGCCGGGTGGCTGGTCGACGAGGTGTACCAGGTTGTCCAGGTCGACGAGGCCGACGTCGACACCTCTCCGGCCGAGGACGACGACGCCATCCGCGGCGTCGTCAAGCGCGGCGACGGCGACTTCGTCATCTGGGTCGACCCGAAATCCGTCCACGCAGGGTAG